Within the bacterium genome, the region GATGTAATCTGAAATGTTTTTTCTGTGATACAAAATATGCATGGAAAAAAGGAAAGAAAATGACTGAAGGAGAAATCTTAAAAGAAATAGAAAAATTTGAATGTAAAAGGGTCTGTTTTACAGGTGGAGAACCATTTTTACAGGAAATTGAGTGTATTTTAAAAATATTGAAAGAAAAAAAATACTGGATATCAGTTGAAACAAATGGAACAATCTGGAAAGACATAAAATTTGACTGGATTACTGTAAGTCCTAAAATTGAAGGGATGAAATTTCATAAGTGTGGTTATGATGAAAGATTTAGAGATACAGGTGATGAATTTAAATATGTGATAGTTGATGAAAAAACTTTTGATTTTATTGATGAAAAAATAAAAAAACCTGTAATTTTACAACCTGTGAATAATGACCCTGTAATTTCAGAAAAAATAGTTGAATTTTTAAAAAGCAAACAGAAAGATAACTGGTATTTAAGATTACAAATACATAAAATACTAAAAATAAAATGAAAAAAGCAATATGTCTTGTTTCAGGTGGAATTGATAGTTTTGTTACAGCAGCAATTGCAAAAAAAATGGGATATAAAGTTTACTGTCTGACAGTGGATTATGGACAGAAGGCAAGGAAAGAAATAGAAGCATCAAAAAAAGTTGCAGAATTTTTAAAGGCAGAAGAACATAAAATTTTAAAAATTGACCTGTCTTTTTTGAAATCGGCTTTAACAAGAAATGAAATAAAAATACCTGAAAAAAAAACAAAAGATATTCCACCTACCTATGTTCCAGCAAGAAATACAATATTTATATCTCTTGCTCTTGGTTATGCTGAAAATGTTGGAGCAGATGCAATATTTATAGGTGTTAACTCAGTTGATTTTTCAGGTTATCCTGATTGCAGACCCATTTATATAAAAAGATTTCAGAAACTGATAGATGTAGCAACAAAAAGAACACTTGAAGGGAAAAAAATAAAACTTATTACCCCAATAATAAATTTTTCTAAAAAACAAATAATTAAAAAAGCAATTTCTCTTGGTCTTGATTTATCAATAACATGGTCATGCTATAAAAATGAAGAAAAACCCTGTGGAAAATGTCCAAGTTGTAGAATTAGAGAAAAGGCGCTTTCTGAATTGTTTTCAGAAAAAACTAAGAAAAAACACTGAAGAAATGTAAAAAGAAATCATCAGGTTTAACATTAAAAGCGACATTAATATTCCCTTTTTCATCTTCAATAAAACCTGTTATTCCAAATTTTTCCTTATTTTCTATATTAACATTTACCTTTCCTTTTTTAAATTCACATATATCCTTTTTAAATAAAACAGTTGCTGCAAGTGGGTCATGAAAAGTTATTGTATCCCTTCCTCTGAACCATATTTCAGCAAAATTTAAAACTTCTTTTAACAAACTTTTTTTTGAAAATTTCTCAATGACCTCATTTTTTTTCATTATAACTTTTG harbors:
- a CDS encoding 7-carboxy-7-deazaguanine synthase QueE, translating into MIYRVTEIFYSLQGEGLLQGLPFIFLRFSGCNLKCFFCDTKYAWKKGKKMTEGEILKEIEKFECKRVCFTGGEPFLQEIECILKILKEKKYWISVETNGTIWKDIKFDWITVSPKIEGMKFHKCGYDERFRDTGDEFKYVIVDEKTFDFIDEKIKKPVILQPVNNDPVISEKIVEFLKSKQKDNWYLRLQIHKILKIK
- the queC gene encoding 7-cyano-7-deazaguanine synthase QueC translates to MKKAICLVSGGIDSFVTAAIAKKMGYKVYCLTVDYGQKARKEIEASKKVAEFLKAEEHKILKIDLSFLKSALTRNEIKIPEKKTKDIPPTYVPARNTIFISLALGYAENVGADAIFIGVNSVDFSGYPDCRPIYIKRFQKLIDVATKRTLEGKKIKLITPIINFSKKQIIKKAISLGLDLSITWSCYKNEEKPCGKCPSCRIREKALSELFSEKTKKKH